In Mastigocladopsis repens PCC 10914, a single window of DNA contains:
- a CDS encoding BCD family MFS transporter → MATSDYSPNPKSNQSVNLESLPRINILTMFRLGLFQMGLGIMSVLTLGVLNRIMIKELAIPATLVAGTIAVHQLVAPARLWFGQMSDAKRFLRYHRTGYVWVGAVLFAIASFLAVQVTWQLGASFYSVGWTTQTYGWIALLAGIFALYGLALSSSSTPFAALLVDVSDEDNRSKLVGVVWSMLMVGIVIGAITSSKLLPAAATCQETTTATVSLYSQPEQLSALQNSINRLFFILPAVVFGLSILSTAGIEKKYSRYGIRSSIVEREDQITLKRAIKVLTTSRQTGLFFTFLLVMTISLFMQEAVMEPYGGEVFGMCVSETTRLNAFWGTGTLIGIGSTGFLIVPRIGKQKTAMLGCLTVALSMVFVILSGFTANQKLLQGALVLFGLASGVTTTGAISLMLDLTAAETAGTFIGAWGLAQAVARALATVSGGAVLDIGKQIFAQKVLAYSLVFGLQALGMLLAIWFLTRVNVREFQHTAKQAIASIFESELD, encoded by the coding sequence ATGGCAACGAGCGATTATTCACCCAATCCTAAATCAAACCAGTCAGTCAACTTGGAATCCTTGCCCAGAATTAATATTCTAACTATGTTTCGACTGGGCTTGTTTCAAATGGGGTTGGGCATCATGTCGGTTCTCACCTTAGGAGTGCTGAATCGCATCATGATTAAGGAATTAGCAATTCCAGCTACACTGGTAGCGGGTACTATAGCAGTGCATCAGCTTGTCGCACCGGCAAGGCTGTGGTTTGGACAAATGTCTGATGCTAAACGCTTTCTTCGCTATCACCGCACTGGTTATGTATGGGTGGGTGCAGTTCTATTTGCGATCGCATCCTTTTTAGCAGTACAAGTCACCTGGCAATTAGGTGCTAGTTTTTACTCTGTAGGTTGGACAACTCAAACTTACGGCTGGATAGCCCTGTTAGCAGGGATTTTTGCCCTCTACGGATTGGCTCTAAGTTCTAGTTCTACTCCCTTTGCAGCGTTGTTAGTCGATGTTTCTGATGAAGACAACCGATCTAAACTTGTTGGTGTTGTCTGGTCTATGCTCATGGTAGGCATTGTGATTGGGGCAATTACTAGCTCGAAGCTATTACCAGCAGCTGCAACTTGCCAAGAAACAACAACAGCAACAGTATCCCTGTACAGTCAACCCGAACAACTCTCAGCACTGCAAAACTCGATTAACCGCCTATTCTTTATTCTTCCAGCCGTCGTTTTTGGGTTATCCATATTATCGACAGCAGGAATTGAAAAAAAATATTCTCGATATGGCATACGCTCCTCTATTGTAGAGCGGGAAGACCAAATTACTTTGAAAAGAGCTATCAAGGTCTTGACAACTAGCCGCCAAACAGGTTTGTTTTTTACATTTCTCTTAGTGATGACCATCAGCTTGTTTATGCAAGAGGCTGTGATGGAACCTTATGGTGGTGAAGTTTTTGGGATGTGTGTCTCTGAAACTACGAGATTAAACGCTTTTTGGGGAACCGGAACGCTGATAGGTATCGGTTCCACGGGCTTTTTAATTGTGCCACGCATAGGCAAACAAAAAACTGCCATGTTGGGGTGCTTAACAGTCGCCCTGTCTATGGTATTCGTCATCCTATCAGGATTCACTGCCAATCAGAAACTCCTACAAGGAGCGTTAGTGCTGTTTGGTTTAGCTTCTGGTGTCACCACAACGGGAGCCATCAGCCTCATGCTAGACTTGACCGCAGCGGAAACTGCTGGGACATTTATTGGCGCTTGGGGTTTGGCGCAGGCTGTTGCACGGGCATTGGCGACAGTGAGTGGCGGTGCGGTGCTTGATATTGGTAAACAAATCTTTGCTCAGAAAGTGTTGGCATACAGCTTGGTATTTGGACTGCAAGCGCTGGGAATGCTTTTGGCAATTTGGTTCCTCACGAGAGTCAATGTGAGAGAATTTCAGCACACAGCCAAGCAAGCGATCGCTTCTATCTTTGAAAGCGAACTGGATTAA
- a CDS encoding S41 family peptidase: protein MKRLVLPKLNKFATALLISFSVLLLLWFTSPLPKTLAKPETKVFEQVWQTVNENFYDPKFNGVNWKAMREKYEPQAARTKSSQEVAPVINQMLSELQTSHTRFYIQDEPAYYQLLGIFQSGNSEFQKRLSKFFPKGKIEYSGIGAMTKDINGKTFVSGILDESPAAKAGLKVGDQLLSVDGRPYQAIQSFAGKAGQKVTLLIQRTPEANSREKIAVTPKMFNAATMFLEAQQASTQILQRDGKKIGYVHIWSNAADPDQEKLREDLIYDRLRDAQALVLDLRDGWGGGDIGYLNIFTAKEGPSVTSIPRNGKRSTYISQWKKPVVMVINEGSRSSKEILAYAFQQHKIGPVVGSKTTGAVVAGRPFLMPDGSFLYLAVSNVFVNETQRLEGKGVMPDINVPFSLEYAQGTDPQKERAIEAVLEVLK from the coding sequence AACCTGAAACGAAAGTTTTTGAACAAGTCTGGCAAACTGTCAACGAAAACTTTTACGACCCAAAATTTAACGGAGTGAACTGGAAAGCAATGCGGGAAAAGTATGAACCTCAAGCAGCGCGAACCAAGTCAAGTCAAGAAGTTGCTCCTGTGATCAATCAAATGCTTTCTGAGTTGCAAACTTCTCACACCCGCTTCTACATTCAAGATGAGCCAGCATACTATCAGCTTTTGGGGATTTTTCAGTCAGGAAATAGTGAGTTTCAAAAGCGCTTAAGTAAGTTCTTCCCAAAAGGCAAAATTGAATACAGTGGCATTGGTGCCATGACCAAAGACATCAACGGTAAAACTTTTGTCAGTGGCATTTTAGATGAGAGTCCTGCTGCTAAAGCTGGTTTAAAAGTGGGCGATCAACTGCTGAGTGTAGATGGTCGTCCTTACCAAGCGATACAATCTTTTGCAGGGAAAGCAGGTCAGAAAGTCACGCTGTTGATTCAGAGAACACCTGAAGCTAATAGCCGTGAAAAAATTGCTGTGACTCCCAAGATGTTCAATGCAGCTACTATGTTTCTGGAGGCACAGCAAGCCAGTACCCAGATCCTTCAAAGGGACGGCAAGAAAATTGGCTACGTTCATATCTGGTCAAATGCCGCAGATCCAGACCAGGAGAAACTTCGGGAAGACCTCATCTACGATCGCCTTAGAGATGCACAAGCGTTGGTTTTGGATTTACGAGATGGCTGGGGTGGAGGAGATATCGGTTATCTCAATATATTCACTGCAAAGGAAGGTCCCAGTGTTACTAGCATCCCCCGTAATGGCAAGAGATCTACTTATATTTCTCAATGGAAAAAGCCTGTGGTTATGGTCATCAATGAGGGGAGCAGAAGTAGTAAGGAAATTTTAGCGTATGCCTTCCAGCAACACAAAATAGGACCTGTGGTTGGTTCCAAGACAACGGGAGCAGTGGTTGCGGGTCGTCCTTTTTTAATGCCAGATGGTAGCTTCCTTTACTTAGCAGTTTCAAATGTATTTGTCAACGAAACACAACGGTTGGAAGGTAAAGGAGTGATGCCTGATATTAACGTTCCATTCTCATTGGAATACGCTCAAGGTACAGACCCTCAGAAAGAGAGGGCTATAGAGGCTGTGCTGGAAGTCCTCAAGTAG
- a CDS encoding cysteine desulfurase family protein, with the protein MSQRPIYLDCHATTPVDERVLAAMLPYFSEHFGNASSISHVYGWEAEAAVKQTREILAAAINATPEEIVFTSGATEANNLAIKGVAEAYFQKGQHIVTVATEHSAVLDPGKYLKTLGFEITILPVQNDGLIDLTQLEKAFRPDTILVSVMAANNEIGVLQPLTEIGAMCRERNVLFHTDAAQAIGKIPLDVQAMKIDLMSLTAHKVYGPKGIGVLYVRRRNPRVQVAPQQHGGGHERLMRSGTLYTPQIVGFGKAVEIGLEEQTTESQRLTQLRQRLWEQLSQLDGIHLNGHPTQRLPGNLNISVEGVDGAALLLGLQPVMAVSSGSACSSATTAPSHVLTALGHSEQLAYASVRFGIGRFNTAEEIDRVAEHTISTIQSLRKQVLTV; encoded by the coding sequence ATGTCTCAACGTCCTATCTACCTAGATTGCCACGCTACCACACCTGTGGATGAACGGGTACTTGCTGCAATGCTACCCTACTTCAGCGAACACTTTGGGAACGCCTCTAGCATCAGTCATGTTTACGGTTGGGAAGCGGAAGCTGCTGTCAAACAAACACGGGAAATATTAGCAGCCGCAATCAACGCCACGCCAGAAGAAATAGTCTTTACTAGCGGTGCGACAGAAGCTAATAATTTAGCTATCAAAGGTGTTGCAGAAGCCTATTTTCAAAAAGGACAACATATTGTGACTGTTGCGACTGAACACAGTGCTGTTCTTGACCCTGGCAAGTATCTTAAAACCCTCGGTTTTGAAATCACAATCCTCCCAGTCCAAAATGATGGACTCATTGATTTAACCCAGTTGGAAAAAGCTTTTCGTCCCGACACAATTCTGGTTTCGGTAATGGCTGCGAATAACGAAATAGGTGTGTTGCAGCCATTAACAGAAATTGGCGCAATGTGTCGGGAACGCAATGTCCTTTTCCACACTGACGCTGCACAAGCTATTGGTAAGATACCCCTCGACGTGCAGGCGATGAAAATTGACTTGATGTCGTTAACAGCACATAAGGTATACGGTCCCAAGGGGATCGGAGTATTGTACGTCCGCCGCCGCAACCCCAGAGTACAAGTTGCTCCTCAGCAGCATGGTGGTGGACATGAACGCTTAATGCGTTCTGGCACTTTGTATACACCGCAAATCGTAGGATTTGGTAAGGCGGTGGAGATTGGTTTGGAAGAACAAACGACAGAAAGCCAACGCCTCACACAATTAAGACAAAGATTGTGGGAACAACTTTCTCAATTAGATGGAATTCATCTCAACGGACATCCTACTCAACGACTACCGGGAAATTTGAATATCAGCGTTGAGGGAGTGGATGGAGCTGCACTGCTGTTAGGATTGCAACCAGTGATGGCGGTGTCTTCTGGATCTGCTTGCTCTTCTGCAACGACTGCACCTTCCCATGTTCTCACGGCATTGGGACACTCGGAACAGCTAGCCTATGCGTCAGTACGGTTTGGTATAGGACGCTTCAACACTGCGGAGGAAATTGACAGGGTGGCAGAACACACTATTTCTACTATTCAAAGTTTACGTAAGCAGGTTTTGACGGTGTAA